Proteins from a genomic interval of Zonotrichia leucophrys gambelii isolate GWCS_2022_RI chromosome 5, RI_Zleu_2.0, whole genome shotgun sequence:
- the FANCF gene encoding Fanconi anemia group F protein: protein MEAVLGQVEQLPALLAVSRSALVRDWDCLTLDRALEWARYFQHLHDRFRARPQLREALGRRLRRSQPCPLLGFPALGRCPQLLGLALLENRALPPAACSRLLRSLLPPPAAGPASDPRGLGLLARRKAAARLLALPRRGPGPEPQLQAEARLLLSRLRQEAGEAEGRLCGAQEGQLRWLCVALELLPQPRAFGVVAAALALLKQGHGAEQAGDGDGGSSPGGYQESAAGEECTAGLLLSWLLGNQERFSAFCLCIPCSHLAFLAGHYSQLCRAYLDLLTGWGRHLHYDPLQGQWVKSCLEKAELSWEELRERFICLCQGSTPLKEQTQAALELLRTQDGDFRVRGLSVWTDLLMEIGYSCMDTKATKKLKKSSKSG, encoded by the coding sequence ATGGAGGCTGTATTGGGGCAGGTGGAGCAGCTGCCCGCGCTCCTGGCCGTGTCCCGCTCCGCGCTGGTGCGGGACTGGGACTGCCTCAcgctggacagggctctggaGTGGGCCCGCTATTTCCAGCACCTCCATGACCGGTTCCGTGCCCGTCCCCAGCTCCGGGAGGCCCTCGGGCGGCGGCTGCGCCGCTCCCAGCCGTGCCCTCTGCTCGGCTTCCCCGCGCTGGGCCGCTGCccgcagctgctggggctggcgcTGCTGGAGAACCGCGCTCTGCCGCCCGCCGCCTGCAGCCGCCTGCTCCGCAGCTTGCTGCCTCCTCCCGCCGCGGGGCCTGCCTCCGACCCCcgcgggctggggctgctggcccgCCGCAAGGCCGCTGCCCGCCTGCTGGCCTtgccccgccgcggccccgggcccgAGCCGCAGCTGCAGGCGGAGGCGCGGCTGCTGCTGAGCCGGCTGCGGCAGGAGGCTGGGGAGGCCGAGGGGCGGCTGTGCGGGGCTCAGGAGGGGCAGCTGCGCTGGTTGTGcgtggctctggagctgctgccccagccccgcgcCTTCGGGGTGGTGGCGGCGGCGCTGgctctgctcaagcagggccatgGCGCTGAGCAGgccggggatggggatgggggcagCAGCCCAGGCGGGTACCAAGAgagtgctgcaggagaggaatgCACCGCCGggctcctgctttcctggctgctgggcaACCAGGAACGATTTTCTGCCTTCTGCCTTTGCATCCCATGTTCCCATCTCGCCTTCCTGGCTGGTCACTACTCCCAGTTATGCAGAGCTTATCTGGACCTCTTAACCGGCTGGGGAAGGCACTTGCACTATGACCCCTTGCAGGGACAGTGGGTCAAAAGTTGCCTTGAGAAAGCTGAATTGTCCTGGGAGGAATTGAGGGAGCGCTTCATCTGCCTCTGTCAGGGATCCACGCCGCTCAAAGAACAGACCCAAGCTGCCCTGGAACTCCTGAGGACACAAGATGGAGACTTCCGAGTCCGTGGCCTAAGTGTGTGGACTGACTTACTGATGGAAATAGGCTACTCATGCATGGACACAAAAGCAACaaagaaacttaaaaaatcaAGTAAATCTGGTTAA